A single region of the Deltaproteobacteria bacterium genome encodes:
- a CDS encoding ATP synthase F0 subunit C yields MRRLGGLVLAVPWLAFAASPTLAAEAAAEGGGGIWYKGLIALAAGLGLGLAAFGAALGQGRATAAAMESIGRNPNSADRIFTPLIVGLALMEALALYALVIAFFLQGKV; encoded by the coding sequence ATGAGGCGTCTCGGAGGGTTGGTGCTGGCGGTACCGTGGCTCGCTTTCGCGGCGAGCCCGACACTCGCGGCGGAGGCGGCGGCCGAAGGGGGCGGAGGGATATGGTACAAGGGCCTGATCGCGCTTGCGGCCGGGCTCGGTCTCGGCCTGGCGGCCTTCGGCGCCGCGCTCGGCCAGGGCCGCGCGACGGCGGCGGCGATGGAGTCGATCGGTCGCAACCCGAACTCGGCCGATCGCATCTTCACGCCTCTGATCGTGGGTCTGGCGCTGATGGAAGCGCTTGCGCTCTACGCGCTGGTGATCGCCTTCTTCCTGCAGGGGAAGGTCTGA
- a CDS encoding zinc ribbon domain-containing protein — protein sequence MPTYEYRCGKCNRKFQVVMSIQEHETRRPKCPKCGSARMDQLLSAFFAQTGKKS from the coding sequence ATACCGACCTACGAGTACCGGTGCGGGAAATGCAACCGGAAGTTCCAGGTCGTGATGTCGATCCAGGAACATGAGACGCGCCGGCCGAAGTGTCCCAAGTGCGGCTCAGCCCGCATGGACCAGCTCCTCTCGGCGTTCTTCGCGCAGACCGGCAAGAAGTCCTGA
- a CDS encoding ParB/RepB/Spo0J family partition protein encodes MWWSMPETEARAPGSGTRRLALAGTIERQQRTVLTSLALADVQPNPDQPRKHFAPDKLAELADSIKARGLLQPIIVRRVESGYQLLAGERRFRAAQLAGLDKLPALIRAADDPLEVALIENLQREDLSPLEEAEGLALLIERHGYSHREVAELLGKSRPYVSNTLALTRLPDAVKADLRRDGPGVSRELLMGVAREEDPEAALALWRRLQLDLLSVRRFRAEKEGAASERPVVLDVLAAARRLNRALARLIADGVPAAEGPHLVRTLRRTERLVQRQLAALGAGGP; translated from the coding sequence ATGTGGTGGAGCATGCCTGAAACGGAAGCGCGCGCGCCGGGAAGCGGAACGCGCCGGCTCGCGCTCGCCGGCACGATCGAGCGCCAGCAGCGTACCGTGCTCACGTCGCTGGCGCTGGCCGACGTGCAGCCGAACCCCGATCAGCCCCGCAAGCACTTCGCGCCCGACAAGCTGGCCGAGCTCGCCGATTCGATCAAGGCGCGCGGCCTGCTCCAGCCGATCATCGTCCGCCGGGTGGAGAGCGGCTACCAGCTTCTGGCAGGCGAGCGGCGCTTCCGGGCCGCGCAGCTCGCGGGCCTCGACAAGCTGCCGGCGCTCATCCGCGCGGCCGATGATCCGCTCGAGGTCGCCCTCATCGAGAATCTCCAGCGCGAGGATCTCTCTCCCCTGGAGGAGGCCGAGGGGCTGGCGCTGCTGATCGAGCGCCACGGCTACAGCCACCGCGAGGTCGCGGAGCTGCTCGGCAAGAGCCGGCCGTACGTGTCGAACACTCTCGCGCTCACCCGCCTGCCCGACGCCGTGAAGGCGGACCTTCGCCGCGACGGCCCCGGCGTGTCGCGGGAGCTGCTGATGGGAGTGGCGCGCGAGGAGGATCCCGAGGCTGCGCTGGCGCTGTGGCGGCGGCTGCAGCTCGATCTGCTCTCGGTCCGCCGCTTCCGCGCCGAGAAGGAAGGTGCGGCGAGCGAGCGGCCCGTCGTGCTCGACGTGCTCGCCGCGGCCCGCCGTCTCAACCGCGCGCTGGCGCGGCTCATCGCCGACGGAGTGCCCGCGGCCGAGGGTCCCCACCTGGTTCGGACGCTGCGCCGGACCGAGCGGCTCGTGCAGCGGCAGCTGGCCGCTCTCGGGGCGGGAGGCCCGTGA
- a CDS encoding MAPEG family protein — protein MMRDALLANPALRLFAIVSLILVLKMAAVGLYTSTMRIGRKVFATPEDYALQGLQAKAVSDPDIERVRRAHQNDLENILPFFLVGFFFALTRPPLLAAQIFLIGFAVARILHSVFYIRAMQPHRTIAFTLGSVLSGVMLVWTLVALLRAA, from the coding sequence ATGATGCGGGACGCCCTGCTGGCGAACCCGGCGCTTCGCCTGTTCGCGATCGTCTCGCTGATCCTGGTGCTCAAGATGGCGGCCGTCGGGCTCTACACGAGCACCATGCGTATCGGGCGCAAGGTGTTCGCGACCCCCGAGGACTACGCGCTGCAGGGGCTGCAGGCGAAGGCGGTGAGCGATCCCGACATCGAGCGCGTCCGCCGGGCGCACCAGAACGATCTCGAGAACATCCTCCCCTTCTTCCTCGTCGGCTTCTTCTTCGCGCTCACCCGCCCGCCGCTCCTCGCGGCTCAGATCTTCTTGATCGGCTTCGCCGTGGCGCGTATCCTGCACAGCGTCTTCTACATCCGCGCCATGCAGCCGCACCGGACGATCGCCTTCACGCTCGGCTCGGTGCTGAGCGGCGTGATGCTCGTGTGGACGCTGGTGGCGCTCCTGCGGGCGGCGTAG
- a CDS encoding 2-(1,2-epoxy-1,2-dihydrophenyl)acetyl-CoA isomerase, with protein sequence MTYEQILCRRDGPVATIVLNRPEKLNAFTFRMLGEIHAALDTLLLDDLRALVFTGAGRAFSAGDDLIDMGGADPAEDIRRGHHRLITRLRGVRLPVVAALNGYTLGAAFDLALACDFRIAAADAELGDVRVPRAMCSMSGAAFWLPRIIGMTRATEILLLGERVPALRALELGLVHRVVPRDELDAAVAAFVDRLLALPPAALGAQKACIEYGRSHDLPDALEYEMSELIRGFARDEWREAIRAFAEKRPPRWR encoded by the coding sequence ATGACCTACGAGCAGATTCTCTGCCGTCGCGACGGGCCGGTCGCCACGATCGTGCTGAATCGGCCCGAGAAGCTGAACGCCTTCACGTTCCGGATGCTCGGTGAGATCCATGCCGCCCTCGACACGCTTCTGTTGGACGACCTGCGGGCTCTGGTCTTCACCGGCGCCGGCCGGGCGTTCTCGGCCGGAGACGACCTGATCGACATGGGCGGCGCAGATCCTGCCGAGGACATCCGTCGCGGCCATCACCGTCTCATCACCCGGCTGCGCGGCGTCAGGCTTCCCGTGGTCGCGGCGCTCAACGGCTACACGCTCGGCGCCGCGTTCGACCTGGCGCTCGCCTGCGATTTCCGGATCGCCGCGGCGGACGCCGAGCTGGGTGACGTACGCGTGCCGCGCGCCATGTGCTCGATGAGCGGGGCGGCGTTCTGGCTGCCGCGTATCATCGGGATGACGCGGGCCACCGAGATCCTGCTCCTCGGCGAACGTGTGCCGGCGCTCCGGGCGCTCGAGCTCGGCCTGGTCCATCGGGTCGTCCCGCGAGACGAGCTGGACGCCGCGGTCGCGGCCTTCGTCGACCGCCTGCTCGCGCTGCCGCCGGCCGCCCTCGGCGCACAGAAGGCGTGCATCGAATACGGCCGGTCGCACGACCTGCCGGACGCGCTCGAGTACGAGATGAGCGAGCTGATCCGCGGCTTCGCGCGCGACGAGTGGCGTGAAGCCATCCGGGCCTTCGCGGAGAAGCGTCCTCCGCGGTGGCGGTGA
- the purM gene encoding phosphoribosylformylglycinamidine cyclo-ligase — translation MPGLTERDAAAPGLEALLRWVRPTFAYAANARPTLEIGYFANVVPVAPNLGVAISTDGVGTKLLVAQAAGRFDTVGIDCVAMNVNDILCVGARPVAVVDYVALEEAAPALLDALGRGLARGCELAGVACPGGELAQVREMLRGARPGSAVDLVGTAIGTVALDRVIAGQDVRADDVLVGLESAGLHSNGYTLARRALLERGGLALDDHVPELGCALADELLRPTRIYVRPVLPLLEAGLPIRALAHLTGDGLFNLTRTVRAVGFDVERWPEVPPIFGLVQRLGGIADEEMYRAFNMGVGFALVVAPEGVDRVSAALAEAGLRAHVLGRAVDDPERTIHFRPRRLVGRGGRFTRA, via the coding sequence ATGCCCGGGCTCACTGAGCGCGACGCGGCGGCGCCCGGCCTCGAGGCCCTGCTCCGCTGGGTGCGGCCGACCTTCGCCTACGCGGCGAACGCGCGACCGACGCTGGAGATCGGGTACTTCGCCAACGTCGTGCCCGTCGCGCCGAACCTCGGCGTCGCCATCTCCACGGACGGTGTCGGCACGAAGCTGCTCGTGGCGCAGGCGGCCGGGCGCTTCGACACGGTCGGAATCGACTGCGTCGCGATGAACGTGAACGACATCCTCTGCGTCGGCGCACGGCCGGTCGCGGTCGTCGACTACGTGGCCCTCGAGGAGGCCGCGCCGGCGCTCCTCGACGCCCTCGGACGGGGCCTCGCTCGGGGCTGCGAGCTCGCCGGCGTGGCGTGCCCGGGCGGCGAGCTGGCTCAGGTGCGCGAGATGCTGCGCGGAGCGCGCCCCGGCAGTGCGGTCGACCTGGTCGGCACGGCGATCGGGACGGTCGCGCTCGATCGCGTGATCGCGGGACAGGACGTCCGCGCCGACGACGTGCTGGTGGGGCTCGAGAGCGCGGGACTGCACTCGAACGGCTACACGCTCGCCCGTCGCGCTCTGCTCGAGCGGGGTGGCCTGGCGCTCGACGACCACGTGCCCGAGCTCGGCTGCGCGCTCGCCGACGAGCTCCTGCGGCCGACCCGCATCTATGTGCGGCCCGTGCTCCCGCTGCTCGAGGCTGGCCTGCCCATTCGCGCCCTCGCCCACCTCACGGGCGACGGTCTGTTCAACTTGACCCGCACGGTGCGTGCCGTGGGGTTCGACGTCGAACGCTGGCCCGAGGTGCCGCCGATCTTCGGCCTCGTGCAACGTCTCGGTGGGATCGCGGACGAGGAGATGTACCGGGCGTTCAACATGGGAGTGGGCTTCGCGCTCGTGGTCGCACCGGAAGGTGTCGATCGGGTGTCGGCCGCGCTCGCCGAGGCGGGCCTACGGGCACACGTTCTCGGGCGCGCCGTGGACGACCCCGAGCGCACGATTCACTTCCGGCCCCGGCGGTTGGTGGGCCGGGGTGGCCGATTCACGCGCGCCTGA
- a CDS encoding septal ring lytic transglycosylase RlpA family protein: protein MAILLVGAAVVAAEQEAPPAARVGRASWYGAAFHRRPTASGERFDLHRMTCAHRTLPLGSTVRVTNLVNGRSVLVTITDRGPFRRHRDIDVSYGAARVLGMVQRGVARVLIEPVS from the coding sequence ATGGCGATCCTCCTGGTCGGGGCAGCCGTCGTGGCAGCCGAGCAAGAAGCGCCGCCGGCGGCACGGGTCGGCAGGGCCTCCTGGTACGGCGCCGCCTTTCACCGTCGCCCGACCGCGAGCGGCGAGCGCTTCGACCTGCACCGGATGACCTGTGCGCACCGGACGCTTCCGCTCGGCAGCACGGTCCGCGTGACGAACCTCGTGAACGGGCGCTCGGTGCTCGTGACCATCACGGACCGCGGGCCCTTCCGGCGTCACCGAGACATCGACGTGTCCTACGGCGCCGCGCGCGTGCTCGGCATGGTGCAGCGTGGCGTGGCTCGCGTCCTGATCGAGCCCGTCTCCTGA
- a CDS encoding thioredoxin domain-containing protein — MRGSHCLSIERGRSDAGVAHWGGRCNHPAVEHASTPNRLANETSPYLLQHAHNPVDWYPWGEEAFARARAENRPILLSVGYSSCHWCHVMERESFENESTARLMNDLFVNVKVDREERPDVDDVYMRAVQVLTGRGGWPMTVFLTPDGKPFYGGTYFPPVDRHGLPGFPRLLQAVARAYRDQPDEVARSVDRILSALEGVEQPRPSEGPLDPTRPRRAAEGLLGLVDRHHGGLGGAPKFPHAAVFQLLLRHYRATGRRDFLDVVRLTCERMAHGGLYDQIGGGFHRYTVDGEWLVPHFEKMLYDNAQLPRLYLETFQVTGEPWLRRIAEETLDYLLRDMRDPEGGFYSATDADSEGEEGKYFVWTPAEVARLVDARDVELVCRYWNITPEGNFEGKSIPHVTVSVETVAKMFGRSPEDAASALARARARLLAARAERVPPLRDEKVLTSWNALAIGTFAEAGRVLRAPRFVDAAVRAAEFVWTRLRAGGKLLHVWAGGQAKQDAYLDDHAFLAAALVDLYEATGHPHHLARARELVAALDARFHDGAAGGYFFTAVDAERLITRQKSGTDGSVPAGNAVAAHALLRLHHLTGEAGYRTRAEEILRLYHDEAAKNPFAYAHLLQALEFSTEGPTEVVVVGASGAPDTEALWSAIAPVYLPHRVLVASDPEAAETLSPARDRPAVDGHATAYVCRNFTCSPPVTDPAALRALLEAANG, encoded by the coding sequence ATGCGCGGTTCGCACTGCTTGTCAATCGAACGCGGGCGCTCCGACGCGGGCGTTGCGCATTGGGGGGGCCGGTGCAACCATCCGGCCGTGGAACACGCGTCGACGCCGAACCGTCTCGCCAACGAGACGAGCCCATACCTCCTCCAGCACGCCCACAACCCCGTCGATTGGTATCCGTGGGGCGAGGAAGCTTTCGCGCGCGCGCGCGCCGAGAACAGACCCATCCTGCTCTCGGTCGGATATTCCTCCTGCCACTGGTGTCACGTGATGGAGCGGGAGTCGTTCGAGAACGAGAGCACCGCGCGGCTCATGAACGATCTGTTCGTGAACGTGAAAGTGGATCGTGAGGAGCGCCCGGACGTCGACGACGTCTACATGAGAGCCGTCCAGGTGCTCACCGGGCGCGGCGGTTGGCCGATGACCGTCTTTCTCACGCCCGACGGCAAGCCCTTCTATGGCGGGACCTACTTCCCCCCGGTCGACCGCCACGGCCTGCCGGGCTTTCCGCGCCTCCTGCAGGCGGTGGCGCGCGCCTATCGCGACCAGCCGGACGAGGTTGCGAGGTCCGTCGACCGGATCCTCTCCGCGCTCGAAGGTGTCGAGCAGCCGCGGCCGAGCGAGGGCCCGCTCGACCCGACGCGGCCGCGGCGAGCCGCCGAAGGCCTGCTCGGTCTGGTCGACCGGCACCATGGGGGGCTCGGTGGGGCGCCGAAGTTCCCGCACGCGGCCGTCTTCCAGCTCCTGCTCCGCCACTACCGGGCGACCGGCCGCCGCGACTTCCTGGACGTCGTGCGCCTCACCTGCGAGCGGATGGCGCACGGCGGCCTCTACGACCAGATCGGCGGGGGTTTCCACCGCTACACGGTCGACGGCGAGTGGCTCGTGCCGCACTTCGAGAAGATGCTCTACGACAACGCCCAGCTCCCGCGCCTGTACCTGGAGACGTTCCAGGTGACGGGTGAGCCGTGGCTCCGCCGGATCGCCGAGGAGACCCTCGACTACCTCCTGCGCGACATGCGCGATCCCGAGGGCGGGTTCTACTCGGCCACCGACGCGGACAGCGAGGGGGAGGAAGGCAAGTACTTCGTGTGGACGCCGGCGGAGGTCGCGCGCCTCGTCGACGCGCGCGACGTCGAGCTCGTGTGCCGGTACTGGAACATCACGCCGGAGGGCAACTTCGAGGGCAAGAGCATCCCGCACGTGACCGTGTCGGTCGAGACGGTGGCGAAGATGTTCGGGCGAAGCCCCGAGGATGCGGCCAGCGCGCTGGCGCGGGCCCGTGCGCGCCTGCTCGCGGCGCGCGCCGAGCGCGTCCCTCCCCTGCGCGACGAGAAGGTCCTGACCAGCTGGAACGCGCTCGCGATCGGCACGTTCGCCGAGGCGGGGCGCGTGCTCCGCGCCCCGCGGTTCGTCGACGCCGCCGTCCGGGCCGCCGAGTTCGTGTGGACGCGGCTCCGCGCCGGCGGGAAGCTCCTCCACGTCTGGGCGGGCGGCCAGGCCAAGCAGGACGCCTACCTCGACGACCACGCCTTCCTCGCGGCCGCGCTCGTCGACCTCTACGAGGCCACCGGCCACCCGCACCATCTGGCGCGCGCCCGCGAGCTGGTCGCCGCGCTGGACGCCCGCTTTCACGACGGGGCGGCCGGCGGCTACTTCTTCACGGCGGTGGACGCGGAGCGGCTGATCACGCGCCAGAAGTCCGGTACCGATGGGTCCGTGCCCGCGGGCAACGCCGTGGCTGCTCACGCCCTGCTCCGCCTCCATCACCTCACCGGCGAGGCAGGCTACCGCACGCGCGCCGAGGAGATTCTCCGCCTCTACCACGATGAGGCGGCGAAGAACCCGTTCGCGTACGCCCACCTCCTCCAGGCGCTCGAATTCTCGACCGAGGGACCGACCGAGGTGGTCGTCGTGGGCGCCTCGGGCGCACCCGACACTGAGGCTCTGTGGTCGGCCATCGCGCCCGTCTACCTGCCGCATCGGGTCTTGGTGGCGTCCGACCCGGAGGCGGCCGAGACGCTGTCGCCGGCGCGAGACCGGCCGGCCGTCGACGGACACGCGACCGCCTACGTGTGCCGCAATTTCACCTGCTCGCCGCCGGTCACCGATCCCGCCGCGCTCCGGGCTCTGCTTGAGGCTGCCAATGGCTGA
- a CDS encoding SCP2 sterol-binding domain-containing protein, with product MAEGPASLEPAAFLREHVADRLRKRIADLRAQVARLERELEDRLAAEATLEFVLEGDGGGAWFVNVHGEDVRVERAPARPPLIRLSQSRADWEALARSGLGMGAPPGAGDLTRARITRLATLKGTLEFRLITDDGERRVLVQFGPADAAGPRCAVTLRADDARRLQGGELTPQAAFLQGVARLEGDVALAMQVGAALFF from the coding sequence ATGGCTGAGGGTCCGGCGTCCCTCGAGCCGGCGGCCTTCCTGCGAGAGCACGTCGCGGACCGCCTGCGCAAGCGAATCGCGGACCTGCGCGCGCAGGTCGCCCGCCTCGAGCGGGAGCTGGAGGACCGCTTGGCGGCGGAGGCAACCCTGGAATTCGTGCTCGAGGGCGACGGCGGAGGCGCCTGGTTCGTGAACGTCCACGGCGAGGACGTGCGCGTCGAGCGCGCGCCGGCCCGGCCCCCACTCATCCGCCTTTCGCAGAGCCGTGCCGACTGGGAGGCGCTCGCCCGGTCCGGTCTCGGCATGGGTGCTCCGCCCGGCGCGGGCGACCTCACCCGGGCACGGATCACGCGGCTCGCCACTTTGAAAGGGACGCTCGAGTTCCGGCTGATCACCGACGACGGCGAGCGACGCGTCCTCGTCCAGTTTGGCCCTGCGGACGCGGCGGGCCCGCGTTGCGCCGTCACGCTCCGGGCCGATGACGCCCGACGGCTGCAGGGCGGCGAGCTGACGCCGCAGGCTGCTTTCCTGCAGGGGGTCGCGCGGCTCGAGGGCGACGTGGCCCTCGCGATGCAGGTGGGCGCGGCGCTCTTCTTTTGA
- the gloB gene encoding hydroxyacylglutathione hydrolase, giving the protein MEIVPVPQLSDNYAYLLIDGETGEGAVVDCAEAAPVLNEVSRRSVRLAVVLATHHHFDHVGGNLDLLTAIPGLRVYGSADDAPRIPGITNRVRDRDPVDVGRLHGRVILIPAHTSGHVAYHFPAERAVFTGDTLFAGGCGRLFEGDAAQMMASLAKLAALPDDTRVYCGHEYTEKNLRFAATLEPGNRALREKLAAVEELRRAHRPTVPSTIAEEKATNPFLRTDSPELAAAVRARRPDIPAGDRVALFAAVRQLKDRF; this is encoded by the coding sequence GTGGAGATCGTCCCGGTCCCGCAGCTGAGCGACAACTACGCCTATCTGCTCATCGACGGGGAGACCGGGGAGGGCGCCGTCGTCGATTGCGCCGAGGCGGCGCCGGTGCTCAACGAGGTGAGTCGCCGCTCCGTGCGCCTCGCCGTAGTGCTCGCCACCCACCATCACTTCGATCACGTGGGCGGGAACCTAGACCTCCTGACCGCGATCCCCGGCCTCCGTGTCTACGGCTCCGCGGACGACGCGCCCCGCATCCCGGGCATCACCAACCGGGTCCGCGACCGCGACCCGGTCGACGTGGGGCGCCTGCACGGCCGCGTCATCCTGATCCCCGCGCACACGAGCGGTCACGTGGCTTACCACTTCCCGGCCGAGCGCGCCGTGTTCACCGGCGACACGCTCTTCGCGGGCGGCTGCGGCCGATTGTTCGAAGGCGACGCCGCCCAGATGATGGCGTCGCTCGCCAAGCTCGCCGCCCTGCCGGACGACACCCGTGTCTACTGCGGCCACGAGTACACCGAGAAGAACCTCCGCTTCGCCGCGACGCTCGAGCCCGGAAACCGCGCCCTCCGGGAGAAGCTCGCCGCCGTCGAGGAGCTCCGCCGTGCCCACCGGCCGACCGTTCCGAGCACCATCGCCGAGGAGAAGGCCACCAACCCTTTCCTGCGCACGGACAGCCCCGAGCTCGCCGCCGCCGTGCGTGCACGGCGGCCGGATATCCCGGCGGGCGATCGGGTGGCGCTCTTCGCGGCAGTGCGGCAGCTGAAGGACCGCTTCTAA